The DNA window accctacaataatgtatggaacctgtatgatagggtcaactcagcaccctggcgccggaaatcggtgtcaattgggccccttttgagaccggattccgtcaggggacacccgtacccccgaggatccggtctcggcctgatggcacacctcccagtttgggcgctaggcgccctgtatagagaccctacaataacgtatggaacctgtatgatagggtcaactcagcgccctcgcgccggaaatcggtgcttatatcgcctcttttgagaccggattccgtcagggaacacccgtacccccaaagaaccggtctcagctagatggcacacctcccagtttgggcgctaggcgccctgtatagagaccctacaataacgtatggaacctgtatgatagggtcaactcagcgccctcgcgccggaaatcggtgcttatatcgcctcttttgagaccggattccgtcagggaacacccgtacccccaaagaaccggtctcagctagatggcacacctcccagtttgggcgctaggcgccctgtatagagaccctacaataatgtatggaacctgtatgatagggtcaactcagcaccctggcgccggaaatcggtgtcaattgggccccttttgagaccggattccgtcaggggacacccgtacccccgaggatccggtctcggcctgatggcacacctcccagtttgggcgctaggcgccctgtatagagaccctacaataacgtatggaacctgtatgatagggtcaactcagcgccctcgcgccggaaatcggtgcttatatcgcctcttttgagaccggattccgtcagggaacacccgtacccccaaagaaccggtctcagctagatggcacacctcccagtttgggcgctaggcgccctgtatagagaccctacaataatgtatggaacctgtatgatagggtcaactcagcaccctggcgccggaaatcggtgtcaattgggccccttttgagaccggattccgtcaggggacacccgtacccccgaggatccggtctcggcctgatggcacacctcccagtttgggcgctaggcgccctgtatagagaccctacaataacgtatggaacctgtatgatagggtcaactcagcgccctcgcgccggaaatcggtgcttatatcgcctcttttgagaccggattccgtcagggaacacccgtacccccaaagaaccggtctcagctagatggcacacctcccagtttgggcgctaggcgccctgtataaagaccctacaataatgcatggaatctgtatgatagggtcaactcagcaccctggcgccggaaatcggtgtcaattgggccccttttgagaccggattccgtcaggggacacccgtacccccgaggatccggtctcggcctgatggcacacctcccagtttgggcgctaggcgccctgtatagagaccctacaataacgtatggaacctgtatgatagggtcaactcagcgccctcgcgccggaaatcggtgcttatatcgcctcttttgagaccggattccgtcagggaacacccgtacccccaaagaaccggtctcagctagatggcacacctcccagtttgggcgctaggcgccctgtatagagaccctacaataatgcatggaacctgtatgatagggtcaactcagcaccctggcgccggaaatcggtgtcaattgggccccttttgagaccggattccgtcaggggacacccgtaccccagaggatccggtctcggcctgatggcacacctcccagtttgggcgctaggcgccctgtatagagaccctacaataacgtatggaacctgtatgatagggtcaactcagcgccctcgcgccggaaatcggtgcttatatcgcctcttttgagaccggattccgtcagggaacacccgtacccccaaagaaccggtctcagctagatggcacacctcccagtttgggcgctaggcgccctgtatagagaccctacaataatgtatggaacctgtatgatagggtcaactcagcaccctggcgccggaaatcggtgtcaattgggccccttttgagaccggattccgtcaggggacacccgtacccccgaggatccggtctcggcctgatggcacacctcccagtttgggcgctaggcgccctgtatagagaccctacaataacgtatggaacctgtatgatagggtcaactcagcgccctcgcgccggaaatcggtgcttatatcgcctcttttgagaccggattccgtcagggaacacccgtacccccaaagaaccggtctcagctagatggcacacctcccagtttgggcgctaggcgccctgtatagagaccctacaataatgcatggaacctgtatgatagggtcaactcagcaccctggcgccggaaatcggtgtcaattgggccccttttgagaccggattccgtcaggggacacccgtaccccagaggatccggtctcggcctgatggcacacctcccagtttgggcgctaggcgccctgtatagagaccctacaataacgtatggaacctgtatgatagggtcaactcagcgccctcgcgccggaaatcggtgcttatatcgcctcttttgagaccggattccgtcagggaacacccgtacccccaaagaaccggtctcagctagatggcacacctcccagtttgggcgctaggcgccctgtatagagaccctacaataatgtatggaacctgtatgatagggtcaactcagcaccctggcgccggaaatcggtgtcaattgggccccttttgagaccggattccgtcaggggacacccgtacccccgaggatccggtctcggcctgatggcacacctcccagtttgggcgctaggcgccctgtatagagaccctacaataacgtatggaacctgtatgatagggtcaactcagcgccctcgcgccggaaatcggtgcttatatcgcctcttttgagaccggattccgtcaggggacacccgtacccccaaggaaccggtctcagctagatggcacacctcctagtttgggcgctaggcgccctgtatagagaccctacaataatgtatggaacctgtatgaaagggtcaactcagcgccctggcgccggaaatcggtgcttatatcgcctcttttgagaccggattccgtcaggggacacccttacccccaaggaaccggtctcagctagatggcacacctcctagtttgggcgctaggcgccctttTATCTTATTATACAATGCAATCGGGATCGGACGTCTCTAAAAATAGTCGATAAAAATACGCTAAGAATTGTTATTGGCAGGTAGCTTATTGGCAGGTAGCTTGACTAAAGCCTTTGGTAGTAGCAACAACTCGATTTACCTgtgtgaacaaaaatattatagatatagaaaaatggAAGATGATATGGATTTTGATTCTGCTGCTAAGCCATCAAGGGTAATATGTTGCAACAGAATCGTTGAAAATCATTTGTACActttgatttgtaaaaaaaaagataacactaTGTATAACAGACATAATCGGATGTATCTTTTTTAAGATCAGTGAATAGAGTATTTACACTGGGAAACTAAGTCTCcgtatcacattttttaaagcaatctttttaaatatatccaGGATGCAAAACGTGGACGTCGAGCTGCAGCCTCCAAGTCCATGAACCCGCCTGATGCTCCTGCATTCGAGAGCCCAGCTGATTCACCCCAGCCCGCAAGATCGAAACCAGGGCGAGATCAGGATGAGGTGAAGCCTAGTCTCCATGTTATACAAAAATACAGATTTAATGAAAGACGatacattcatttatttaaatttcttttatgtGTATGATTGAAGCTCAACGTTTGAAGTGTacgttttttaattttatagggTGGGCCACCTCCAAAGCCCAGCAGGATGTCTGGATGGGGTGAGGAAAATCCCAGAAAGAGGTTTGTTGCAACAGCTAATCTTGTACATTGCGAAATGTCATGcgaatgtataaaaatatgcccaattcaaaatatatatgctaattcaaatccatgctaactaaatgaaaaatcaatatatGCCAACAATTGTACACACTAAATGTAATACAATATAACACTTTTTACTTTACAAGACAAttagaattgtataaaaaatgacatattctaattaaaaaactgtatttcattaaaTAAGAATTTAAGACATATTCGTAAAGGCATATTTAACTGTTAAATTGAAATCAACTATTTAGGTAAAGAGGAAGAATATGAGTATGATGAGGCAATGAAGTCAGTTACTaagtttatcattatttttaatgctGTGTAAATGTTTCAAAAGTTTacaatcacatttttttttttcagccgAAAACTTGGAGAGGGATTTGAATTTGATGAGTAAGTAGAATTTCAATTCGTTAATttgttgtatataatttttgctTAGGCATATACGTACACAAGACTTGCAGTGTTCAATTTTTATTAGTAGACAGGTAGAAATGTATgtcacgccaaattcacaaaaaagaGCTAATAGTTTCACAGTCAATAAACTAGGTTATACAGTTGTAAACTATTAATAGTTAATGGACAGAAAACTATAGTTATTGACATTAATCTATATTTGACGtctgtaaaccatagttaacacaatcatctatgtttcagATGTgttaaactataattaacactgaaaacaaccatttgcaattgcaaagcatggtttatctgataaatatagttttatgattgtgaaactatgattaacaactctaaGCCATAGTTAACGAATGCAagttatagtttacagatgtgaatctatatttatcagcaaaatctatcaTTAACGTTATTTGCAGACAGATAAACTTAGATTATCATTCGTAAACTAGAGTTTACAACCATTAAATATGGTTTGCAGATGAAAACAATGGTAAACAAACTGTTAATAATAGTTAGCGAAtagttaactatagtttacgatttgtaaactatagttaacaataAACCATTTTTAACGATAGTTttgcattcgtaaactatagattacagtcgataaacctagtttatcatctgtgaaactttatttaaaactgttaatctatatttcacatagATCTGTGAACCATAGTGAATGCGACCATCTACGTTTCAGAAGTGTACCCATTTGCAATTGCAAAGCAtggtttatctgataaatatagttttatgattgtgaaactatgattaacaactctaaGCCATAGTTAACGAATGCAAGTTATAGTTTACTTATGTGAATCTATATtaatcagcaaaatctattgttaatgTTAATTGCAGACAGATAAACATAGGTTATCATTCATTAACaatagtttacaaccgttaaatatagttttacagataaaaactatagttaacgaatcgttTACTATAGTTTGTGGTTCGTAAACTATAAGTTACCAGTCGATAAAACtagtgaaactatgtttagctcattgttgtgaatttggcgtgctaTAGAAATGAGTTTAATCATGAATGCAGAATAATGCTTGCAAAGTTAAGAACTAACCTGCATTAAACTTAGTGATAGAAAAGAACAGAtttctatttgtattgtaaGAAAATGATTGCATGAGGCCACCTTTctaaaacaatatttgtttgCCCTAGCTTTCTTAACGAATGATGAAAAAGTACAGTTACTTGACTCaacatgtttaaacaatttttctattaaatttctttttctgtttatttttttttgaaaatttggggaaaaaagattaattttcaACCACTGATCTAAAGTTTAAACACTGAGGCGGTAAGGCAtacaaacaatatttcaaaggTGGCTCCAACAAAAGTTTATTttagatgttaaaaaattattgattattattttaataataaatataacatgATGAGATATTGATTAAGTAAGGTTTGTTTTAATGACTGATAAAGATTTTCTCCCTTTTCTTTACAGTGTCAATAAGTAAGCTGCATGTCATTGTGTATATAAATTgttatctttttattcttttatctattaattaatatttttcttgcaCAGCTCCATTTTGTGGAGTTTCTATCGACCAGTCATCAGCttctaaattaaaaatgtttaaacagcTTTTAGCTTATTTAGTGTAGACTGATTGTCTATCAATCTCAACCAATAGTACAGTTTGTCTTGGGAATGTCATAATTATACCACAACCAATCAACTATCAGCTTACTCTGTATTTTGGGAATGTCTATGTAATCACAACTCTTAGCTTACTCGATGTTTGgaaatgtataaattataaCCAATCAGCTATTGGCTTGCTCTGTGTTGGGGAATGTGATGTCACAACTTCTGTGTTTGAATGCAGCATACGTATCAATCACATGCAAGCAGATGTTAGTTTGTATTTGGGAATTTCCTATCAAACACTGCAAATTTTTGCTTTCTAATTCTTAGTTAACTCcatgttttgaaaatgtataaCCTGAGGTAGCTGGGGTATTCACTACAATCATTATCATTGCCCTGCAGCTTATAGGGTGTTTGTGGAAGCAACCCAGGAATCACAGCATAGTAACACTGTTCGGATATATTCTGAAGTTTTTGTTTATGCATAATATACACTACATGTACCACACAATATATGCTACATATACCACACAATATACACTACATGTACCACACAATATACGCTACATGTACCACACAATATACGCTACATGTACCACACTATATACGCTACATGTACCACACAATATACGCTACATGTACCACACTATATACACTACATGTACCACACAATATACACTACATGTACCACACAATATATGCTACATGTACCACACTATATACGCTACATGTACCACACTATATACACTACATGTACCACACAATATACACTACATGTACCACACTATATACACTACATGTACCACACAATATACACTACCACATGCATGTTATCTACAGATTTCATCTTATGAGAATTAATGGTTTCTTGGGAATTGTTTTTGAAGCAAATTTTCTGTCAAAAGCTTTCAAATTAATTATTGAGTTCGGTTTGTCATAAACCACCAGCTGTTAACAGTGCATCTTTgatgaaatgaattaaaagcTATGTTAAATTGGGTCCTTTCTAGCATACTACCATTGTAGGGTAAAAGGTTGTTGCTCAGTGAGGCTTTTTCAATGATATTAAGGCAACTCAAGAAACTTCTTGACACAGAATATAATGAAGACCTACCCAACTTATTCACAACATATCTTTTTAtgatttcatatattttcatgtagatttaattctaaatttaatttctttttttttctcttaaacaATTAATTGAACTGCATGCATATTGTCGACATTAtctaagatacatgtattttagaatGTATGTCTGTGACAGAAGTAATACACAAAGCTGAATAAAAAACACACTTTGTAGTTATAAAGtggtactgtggtttcattaatattcaagggtatcaattttcgtggaaaaagtaaaaatcacatgttcaaggatacgtaaattcgtggccagtGATCCTTTCAATACAAATTGATAGTAgatattgcacttcaatgaacatttaatttcatggataaacttaaatacgaaatccacgaaaattggtattcaacgaatattgatgaaaccacagtatgtaaTAAACATATCTGTATACAgtgatatatattatacatatctGTATACATTACACAATTAAAGTATACCACTGAGGAAGTCGGCAAGATTCTTATTCCCCAAGAGAAAGTCTATTTGTAGAGGCCAAGCCAAGTGAAATAGGAACTGGAGTGTTGCCGACTCCCTCAATGTGATACTTTAACTGTTGTATTGTACCGATAAAAACATTCAATCAggaaaaaaagttcaaattaatgtcaTTCTTTTTGTATTCAATAAGTTAAAAcgccaaaataaataaaattaaattgcacACGCTTCATATTGTGACATAGgcaattttatttaaagttatgttatacgataatgatggatataaaatattttcaaaaaggaaGTTGCAACTAGAATTAAATCATATGTTTATGAATATTCGTGATTTTATTTGGAATATTTCAGAACTTTATTTTGGTTTACAAAATTATCACCGTAATTTTTTCGAATAGGTATGTATCAGTTCATCGAACTGATGCACCTTTTTGCAGGGAATCAGTCTGTTTTGCAGGGAATTAGTCTGATTATGGCGATTTACCGGGAATCAGCTAAATATATCGATTTACtctaatatagtaaaaattaagtagaggtataattatgatatataataCACAAACATGTATCTCTATGCTGTGTGAATGGTTCTTTTGAACAGCGATTTACTCGATGGAATAGACAGCCGTCTGTTTGGGTAAAGTCACGAGTGATGATCCCGAGTGAAAAGCCCAGgctgtttttttttgtgtgatctCACAACATTTACATTacagattttaatgttttcattatacataatcaatttcaaagttTAATGCTAAATGGTGtgaaatcaaattcaattttattatgatcatgatacaaacaattatgattttttattttttttatttattttagaaaaatatagaaagtaaattaaacaattaaagtaattatcataTACAAAATAGTCAAATGTTATTGAAGAAATTGTAGGTCTTGCATTTTCATAAAGTGCTTTTTGCAATGTCAATTCATTCAGAGCAGAATTATCAAGTCctttatatttgtaatatttttcaaaataatattgtatcatgacttttccattttttgcaaaccattttataataatgtaaaaacaCAGAATGAATATGATAAgagtaacatacatgtatatctctcTCTGACTAGATATACAAATGTTTGTAGGGCTCACTGCATATgttctatacatgtacacgtttGAGTTCGATCCACACCTTGCTGTAATAAGCCACTCACTGATAAACACCTCCTTTTATAGAGTGCATAGCCTGAACCCCACACATATAGCGCCTCTCTAACCACAGCATAGCCTGATCCCCACACATATAGCGCCTCTTTAACCACAGCATAGCCTGAATCCACACAACTAGACAAGGCTTAGAATGCATGTCTCAGTAATGTTTCATCCCATAGAGTGATATCATAATGCtcattaaaattatcaattaaaaaaaaaaaaagaattaaccTTTGCATTTGGTTGTAAgaatttgttttgctttaagtgatgatttctttttcaatgtaatGTAGTAAAGATTCTGCAAATCATACGATAATCATTGTggatttgaaaattaaagttaaTACAGCTATGTGTGTCTTGTAGCGAGCGACTGAGACCCCATTCACCGGATCAGGGGGAGGAGTCCGATAATGGTAAGTACTGGTCTCTATCTAGATATTGGTAagtatatacagtaaaacacgcttataacgaagtcccagggacggccaatttaacttcgttataagcgttattcgttatatccgtcaagtttacaacatgaaatagagacttggggaatgaaattcacttcgctgtaagcgtcaattcattataagcgtgttcgctataaccgtgttttactgtattagtGTATATATTTAGAAACATACTGATACATTAAACTATGCCTTTCAATTTTGCTGACAGTCATAGTTTACCTTACATGAAGGAAAtcattcattgttttgataaagATTATGATGACGATTGCAATAtacaaatgaccttgacctttgtaGATATTCCTGTGATCCCTGACCTTGAGGATCAACAGGATGAGGACATGACCACTAAAGTAGCCATAGCACCAAAGTAGGTACTTCCTGTGGTAGTGGTAAAGAAAATGTCATGACcttataacaatacaaaaataacaaTGAGGGCAAGCACTATTTCCATTGCTGCTTTTAATGTATGTATTCATCTTCTCAGGTTAAAAAAAGGGTAATTGCTTTGCCTACTTTCTAATTCACAATAATGATCAGTTCATATGATTGTATAAAACAAATGGTTTATCAATAGTTAACAATAATTGATTCCCATGTTGGTATACAAACTTATATACTAGATTTACTGtgtcatttcatatttaaaattacatgtacctgtggCTTGCATATGAAAACATTGCTTGGCCTCAATTGTTTGAATGTATGATAGGAGTGATAGACCTGTTGATATTTTAGC is part of the Crassostrea angulata isolate pt1a10 chromosome 3, ASM2561291v2, whole genome shotgun sequence genome and encodes:
- the LOC128176551 gene encoding intraflagellar transport protein 43 homolog isoform X1, with the translated sequence MEDDMDFDSAAKPSRDAKRGRRAAASKSMNPPDAPAFESPADSPQPARSKPGRDQDEGGPPPKPSRMSGWGEENPRKSRKLGEGFEFDDDLLDGIDSRLFGERLRPHSPDQGEESDNDIPVIPDLEDQQDEDMTTKVAIAPNVAVNRVATYRELDHDLQKQAAFLTLDNEIDLKLLTKSLSADADLFEEDKPWEWDRLFTEVTSELFVQTEQTEENDIGDQVLP
- the LOC128176551 gene encoding intraflagellar transport protein 43 homolog isoform X2, whose translation is MEDDMDFDSAAKPSRDAKRGRRAAASKSMNPPDAPAFESPADSPQPARSKPGRDQDEGGPPPKPSRMSGWGEENPRKSRKLGEGFEFDDERLRPHSPDQGEESDNDIPVIPDLEDQQDEDMTTKVAIAPNVAVNRVATYRELDHDLQKQAAFLTLDNEIDLKLLTKSLSADADLFEEDKPWEWDRLFTEVTSELFVQTEQTEENDIGDQVLP